Genomic DNA from Candidatus Sphingomonas phytovorans:
CGACAGGAAAATTGCGCTCGGCACCAGCCTTGCAGGCGCGGTCGCGGCGGCGTTGCTACTCGCATGGTTCACCCCCGGCATCCGGTTCGCGCTGACACCTGCGCAGGAGTTCGCCACGCGAGCCGGAGAGATGCGCACAATTGCGCTGGAAGATGGCTCGCAGGCGGTTCTCAGCGGCGAAAGCAAAATTCGCGTGAAGCTGGGATCGGATCGACGCGAAGTGACGCTCGCCCGGGGCGAGGCGTTCTTCATCGTTCAACATGACAGCACGCGTCCCTTCTCCGTCACGGCAGGTGAGGCACGCGCGACGGTTCTCGGCACAAGGTTCGACATCGGCCTGGAGGGGAAACGAACTGATCTTGCCGTCGAACAAGGCTCGGTGCGTTTTGGTCAGCGCGATGCGCTGGATAGCGGCGTCGTGTTGCAGGCCGGCTTCGCCACGGCGCTGATCGACGACCGGATTTCAAGAGTGCGAGCGACCGATCGGGGCCAGATCGCGGCATGGCGGGAAGGCTGGATCGAGGTGGAAGATATGCCGCTCTCCCGCCTGGTCGCGCAGTTGCAGCGGTGGGCGGCAAAGCCGATCCGCATCGCCGACGAGGCATTGGCGGCCAAGCGCGTAACGGGCCGCGTTCGCCTGACCCGTCCAGCGGAGCAACTGGACAATCTGGCCAGCCTGCACGGCTTTCAGGTTCACGACACCAATGCGGAATATGTTCTGTCGGAGCGCTGAGCGAATTTTTCATCGCTCGATGCATGGCCGCCGTCAGATTTCGCAATTCCCATCGTCATGATCCGTGACGGCCGCTGTCGCCGTCCGTTTCAAGGCCGGGGGAATTCATGCCGTTTCGTACTATCCTGTTGTCCAGCGTTGCTGTGTCCGTTGCCGCGATCGCCACCCCCGCAATGGCGCGGGAGGTGGATTTCGCGATTTCACCGGGCTCGCTGGCTCCAGCGATGACCGCTTTCTCCCGCGCCGCCGCCATCGACGTGATGGCGGACCCGGCGTTGCTGCGCAATCGTGCGACGCGCGGTGTCAGCGGGCGATTCAATGCGTCGGACGGCCTGGCGAAATTGCTCGACGGAACGGGCCTCACCTACCGGCAGCGCAATGGCGGTTTCATCATCGTCTCGCTCCCGCGCCCGGCCGTCAGCGCGCCGCGTCGCGCTGCCACTCCGGCCGTTGCCACGGTCTCGCCGGCGGAGCCCGAAAGTGAAGAGATCACGGTCACTGGGCAACGCGGGGCAAATCAGGATGCCATCGCGATCAAGCGTCGCGAACGGAATATCGTGGACGCAATCTCATCGGACGAAGCGCAGCGCCTGCCCGATCTGACGATCGTCAATGCCATGCGCCGCATTCCGGGCGTATCGGTGCTGCCGGTCGCGGACAATGAGCATCCGCGTGACGAGGCGATCGCGCCGGTGCTGCGCGGGCTGAATCAATCCTACAACAACGTCACCATAAACGGCCTGCCGATCGCATCGCCCGGAATACCCAATTCGGGCAGCGGCAACCCAGGTCGCGGTGTGCGGCTGGACATCTTGCCGACCTCGCTCGTCAAGCAGATCGTCGTCATCAAGACGTTCACGCCGGATCTCGATCCAAATGCGGTCGGCGGCGCGGTCGATCTGCGGATGCGCAGTGCCTTTGACGGTCACGGCCGCCCGTTTCTCACCGTCGACGCGGGGCTGGCCAACAGCAGCCAGAAGGGACTGCCGCAGCCGCAGGAGGATTTCGGCCGCCGCTTCTCCGCGACCGCAAGCACGACTTTTGGTCCGGATCGAAAGTTCGGCGTTGTCCTGTCCGGCAATTATCAGCGATTGCAGAATTATACGGAAGTGCATGCGACTTCCGATTCCACGCATTACAACTTCTACAATGATGCTGGCCAGCGTGTAACCAACGGCATGTTCGGAAACGGCATCGCGGTGCCGCAGCAGGACAAATCCTGGTACAACCAAAGCGATCGTGAACGCTGGAGCGTCACCGGCCGTCTGGAGGCGCAACTCGGCCAGATCTCGCTCTACGGCGTCGGCGGCATCTACAAGTTCATCGACGGATATGACCGCAACGAGATCGTCATCAACGGTCGCAACGGGCCGATCACCAATCAGACGCCCACTTCCGGTCGTTACGCATCGGCATCGGTTGAAATCGGATACCGCACCGGCCGAACCATCAGCGAAACGCAGATTTTCCAGGGCGGGCTGGAATGGTGGGCCAGCAGTGTGGACCAGATCTCCGTTCGAGGCGGCTTGTCAAAAGCCAGTTCACGGGAACCGCACGACATGGTCAAATACAATGGCGGCGTCAGCCCGTCGGGAAGCACGGTCGCCATCCCGCAATTTTCGTTCGACTATGACACCTCGAAATTTCATCACAGCTTCAACCTGAATCCGGACGCCTATTACAATCTTTCGCTCTACAAGCCGGTGTACTGGCGGAATTATGAACGCAAGGCAGGTGGCAGGGTCAGCAGCATCCGCGCTGACTGGTCCCATCGCCTGGACGAACCCGGCTTCGGCCTCGGCGCCGGCATCTCCTATACCAAAACGCTCGCATATCATGACTGGTCTGGAGAGGATTACACCACGACGGATCGTAACCTGACATTGTCCGGCATCGGCTCGATGAGCCCGGCACGGCTATCGTTCAATCGCAGCGGGCTGCGGCTCATCGCCGTCGACAATGCGCGTGCCTGGGCGCAGTTCGCCGCCAATCGAAGCTCGATTTCGCTGGAGGATGACGAAGGCGGCAATATCGACGAGGATTTCGACCATACCGAAAAGCAGATCGGGGGCCATGTTCTGGCCAACTACACCTCCGGCCCGTTGAAGCTCCTCGGCGGCCTCAGGCTCGAGCGAACCGATATCAGGACGCTGGGCTGGATCAACGTGAACGACGAGTGGCGCCAGAAGGCCACATCGTCGAACTATAGATTGCTGCTTCCTTCGGCGCTGCTGAGCTACGATCTGACCCCGAAACTGCGCGTGCGAGCGGGTTTCAGCCAGACGATCGGCAGGCCGAGCTATGAATCATATGCCGCGCGCTCGACGATCCGGTTCGAGAATCCCGGCGATGCCGGCAATCCGAATGCCGAGGACGTATCCGTGCAGCTCGGAAATCCCGACATTCGACCGCGCCGATCCGACAATTATGATCTGAGTTTCGAATGGAGCGTCTCCAATCAATATGGCGGCATGGTTTCACTGGGCCTGTTCAACAAGGCGATCCGGGACGAAATCTATGACGCCCGTTCAGTGGGCTACACCTATGGCGGCGTGCATTATGTGAATGCCAGCGTGGTGGCACCCGCGAACGCCAGCACAGCCCGAATTCGCGGCTTCGAATTGAGCGCCGTGATGAACTCACTCGAATTCCTCTCGCCCATCCTTGCCAATTTCGGCTTCAACGCGAACTGGAGCATCCTGGACGGCAAGCTGAAAGTGCCGACGGCGAGCGGCGCTACGCGTTCCGTATCGAGCCTGCTCGGCCAGCCGAGCGAGATCCGCAATCTTTCGGTATTCTACAGCAATGCCGGTTTTGAACTACGCGGCGCCTACAACTGGACCGGCCGCGCGCTCAGGAGCATCGTGCCGAACACCTATTGGCAGGATGTCTACTGGGCGCCGCGCGAGCAGTTCGACCTGCAGGCGCGGTACGCCTTTGGAAACGGTTTTTCGATCGTCGCCGAGGCCAGCAACCTCACCCAGGCAAGAACGACGAGCGTGACCGGCCCCAATCGCAACCTCCTCAAGGACAGCTACTCGGTTCCACGGACCATCTGGCTCAGCCTTGGCTGGACGCCGGGCCGGCGCTGACGCCGACGGCATTCTTCCCCAATTGCAGGATCTGACATGAACACTCGATTTGCAAAGACGTTGGCCTGCCTGACGCTGGCCCTGTTCGCGCAGGAGTCCGCATCGGCCGGCCACGGCGACCGCGCGGCCCTGCTCGAGCGTCGGCTGGAAGGGCCGGATGGTTCGGTCATGATAGTCGCCCATCGCGGCTGTTGGAAAGGAACGTCCGAGAACAGTCTCGATGCCATAGAATCCTGCATCGCTTTCGGAATCGACATGGTCGAACTGGACGTTCGCAGAACCAGGGATGGCGTGCTAGTGCTCATGCACGATGCGACCGTTGATCGAATGACTGATGGCACAGGCCAGGTCGAGAATCTCGACTGGACTTATCTGCAAACGCTGCGGCTACGCGAAGGTGCGGGACGTGGCAGCCCGTTGACCGATCGTCGGATTCCGACATTCGCGGATGCCCTGGCAGCGGCCAAGGGTCGCATTCTCATCAACGTGGACGCTAAAACCGACCTGAACGACACGATCCCGCCATTCATCGACAAATATGGTGATCGCCGTCAGGTTCTGTTCAAGCAATATGACCCCGCCGACAGGCTTCACGTGACGTCCCCCTGGTTGAAGACCGTTCGTTTCCAGCCGATTATCGACGAGGATCAACTGTTGCCGGCGGGAAAGCGGCTTCTCGACAGTTTCTCCGGCTTCACCCCCGTGGGATATGAAATAGATATCGCTCACCCCGAAGCGATCGCCGGATTTGCGCCGTTAATTCGCGAACGTTGTGCGCGATTCTGGGTGAACAGCCTCAACGGAACCGAAGCGCTGCATGATCGCGACGCCCTTCGGGAACCGAGCGCGGTCTGGGGGCGCATGATCGACGATGGCGTCGATACGATCCAGACCGACGACCCGCTCGCCCTGAAAGCCTTCGTCGCGCACCGCGAGCCCAGGACATATTTCTGTTCAAGACAGTCGCAATGAACACCCCGTGGAGATGATATGCCCTGACCAAGTGGAGCACCGCTTCAAGGGGCCATTCAGCCTGCTCGCCATGTCCGCAGCACTCCTTTAGCGGTTAGGTGCTGCGGCCCCCATGACACGCCTTCAAGATGTTCGTGCGGACCGTTCCGCTGCCTCGCGTCGCTACGAGGTCAGCCCGCCAAGGCAGAGATATTTTATCTCCAGATAATCCTCAATTCCGTAGCGAGAACCTTCCCGGCCGGTACCCGATTCCTTCACCCCGCCAAAGGGCGCA
This window encodes:
- a CDS encoding TonB-dependent receptor, which codes for MPFRTILLSSVAVSVAAIATPAMAREVDFAISPGSLAPAMTAFSRAAAIDVMADPALLRNRATRGVSGRFNASDGLAKLLDGTGLTYRQRNGGFIIVSLPRPAVSAPRRAATPAVATVSPAEPESEEITVTGQRGANQDAIAIKRRERNIVDAISSDEAQRLPDLTIVNAMRRIPGVSVLPVADNEHPRDEAIAPVLRGLNQSYNNVTINGLPIASPGIPNSGSGNPGRGVRLDILPTSLVKQIVVIKTFTPDLDPNAVGGAVDLRMRSAFDGHGRPFLTVDAGLANSSQKGLPQPQEDFGRRFSATASTTFGPDRKFGVVLSGNYQRLQNYTEVHATSDSTHYNFYNDAGQRVTNGMFGNGIAVPQQDKSWYNQSDRERWSVTGRLEAQLGQISLYGVGGIYKFIDGYDRNEIVINGRNGPITNQTPTSGRYASASVEIGYRTGRTISETQIFQGGLEWWASSVDQISVRGGLSKASSREPHDMVKYNGGVSPSGSTVAIPQFSFDYDTSKFHHSFNLNPDAYYNLSLYKPVYWRNYERKAGGRVSSIRADWSHRLDEPGFGLGAGISYTKTLAYHDWSGEDYTTTDRNLTLSGIGSMSPARLSFNRSGLRLIAVDNARAWAQFAANRSSISLEDDEGGNIDEDFDHTEKQIGGHVLANYTSGPLKLLGGLRLERTDIRTLGWINVNDEWRQKATSSNYRLLLPSALLSYDLTPKLRVRAGFSQTIGRPSYESYAARSTIRFENPGDAGNPNAEDVSVQLGNPDIRPRRSDNYDLSFEWSVSNQYGGMVSLGLFNKAIRDEIYDARSVGYTYGGVHYVNASVVAPANASTARIRGFELSAVMNSLEFLSPILANFGFNANWSILDGKLKVPTASGATRSVSSLLGQPSEIRNLSVFYSNAGFELRGAYNWTGRALRSIVPNTYWQDVYWAPREQFDLQARYAFGNGFSIVAEASNLTQARTTSVTGPNRNLLKDSYSVPRTIWLSLGWTPGRR
- a CDS encoding glycerophosphodiester phosphodiesterase family protein; translated protein: MNTRFAKTLACLTLALFAQESASAGHGDRAALLERRLEGPDGSVMIVAHRGCWKGTSENSLDAIESCIAFGIDMVELDVRRTRDGVLVLMHDATVDRMTDGTGQVENLDWTYLQTLRLREGAGRGSPLTDRRIPTFADALAAAKGRILINVDAKTDLNDTIPPFIDKYGDRRQVLFKQYDPADRLHVTSPWLKTVRFQPIIDEDQLLPAGKRLLDSFSGFTPVGYEIDIAHPEAIAGFAPLIRERCARFWVNSLNGTEALHDRDALREPSAVWGRMIDDGVDTIQTDDPLALKAFVAHREPRTYFCSRQSQ
- a CDS encoding FecR domain-containing protein encodes the protein MNRALDDMEDEAAALWVGRHLDGMIDATAFSAWLAGAPDRRARFDALWATCMDDAVTDALERQDKGRSDALPHKADRKIALGTSLAGAVAAALLLAWFTPGIRFALTPAQEFATRAGEMRTIALEDGSQAVLSGESKIRVKLGSDRREVTLARGEAFFIVQHDSTRPFSVTAGEARATVLGTRFDIGLEGKRTDLAVEQGSVRFGQRDALDSGVVLQAGFATALIDDRISRVRATDRGQIAAWREGWIEVEDMPLSRLVAQLQRWAAKPIRIADEALAAKRVTGRVRLTRPAEQLDNLASLHGFQVHDTNAEYVLSER